Proteins co-encoded in one Microbacterium hydrocarbonoxydans genomic window:
- a CDS encoding amino acid ABC transporter permease — translation MALRRTTKSKLYRYSVYVVLIAVAVWLIVSTDWARIAQLYFNPEIAAKMLPGIITTALVNTLWFTAVAFAGGLLLGVVLALLKLSSIGPFRWIATAWIELFRGLPAILTIFAIAFILPIGLGVPGTKLGGPVVLGLIGLILVASAYMAETIRAGIQAVPKGQTEAARSLGMSPMKTTFWIVVPQGFRIIIPPLTNEFVLLLKDTSLLFVAGSFIWSKELTNFARDASTQNANGTPLIMAAALYLIVTIPLTRFSAYLERRMSRQR, via the coding sequence ATGGCGTTGAGGCGCACCACCAAGAGCAAGCTGTACAGGTATTCCGTCTATGTGGTGCTGATCGCGGTCGCCGTCTGGCTGATCGTCAGCACCGACTGGGCGCGTATCGCGCAGCTCTACTTCAATCCCGAGATCGCCGCGAAGATGCTCCCGGGCATCATCACGACGGCTCTCGTGAACACGCTGTGGTTCACGGCCGTCGCGTTCGCCGGCGGTCTGCTGCTCGGCGTCGTGCTGGCGCTGTTGAAGCTGTCGAGCATCGGGCCCTTCCGATGGATCGCGACGGCGTGGATCGAGTTGTTCCGCGGGCTTCCCGCGATCCTCACGATCTTCGCCATCGCGTTCATCCTGCCGATCGGACTCGGGGTCCCGGGCACGAAGCTCGGCGGACCGGTCGTGCTCGGCCTGATCGGTCTGATCCTGGTCGCATCGGCGTACATGGCCGAGACGATCCGCGCCGGCATCCAGGCTGTTCCGAAGGGGCAGACGGAGGCCGCGCGGTCGCTCGGCATGTCGCCCATGAAGACGACGTTCTGGATCGTCGTACCGCAGGGCTTCCGCATCATCATCCCGCCGCTCACCAACGAGTTCGTGCTGCTGCTGAAGGACACGTCGCTGCTCTTCGTGGCCGGATCCTTCATCTGGTCGAAGGAGCTGACGAACTTCGCTCGTGACGCGAGCACGCAGAACGCGAACGGAACGCCGCTGATCATGGCTGCGGCGCTCTACCTGATCGTGACGATCCCCCTCACGCGCTTCAGCGCGTACCTGGAACGACGGATGTCGAGGCAGCGATGA
- a CDS encoding amino acid ABC transporter ATP-binding protein, whose amino-acid sequence MITDLIDVHAPAIDLQGLVKSFGDNEVLKGIDLTVSAGEVVCIIGPSGSGKSTLLRSVNLLEEPTGGKVLIEGIDITDPDVDIDRVRTRIGMVFQSFNLFPHLDVMGNLMIAQQRVKKRSKAEAERVAKEMLGRVGLAEKADAFPGHLSGGQQQRVAIARALCMNPDMMLFDEPTSALDPELVGEVLQVMRSLADEGMTMLVVTHEMGFAREVGSRLIFMDGGHIVEEGDPREVLANPQHPRTQDFLARVL is encoded by the coding sequence ATGATCACCGACCTGATTGATGTCCACGCTCCTGCGATCGACCTGCAGGGGCTTGTGAAGAGCTTCGGCGACAACGAGGTGCTCAAGGGCATCGACCTCACCGTCAGCGCCGGCGAGGTCGTCTGCATCATCGGCCCGTCGGGCTCAGGAAAGTCGACGCTTCTGCGCTCGGTCAACCTGCTCGAGGAGCCGACCGGAGGCAAGGTGCTGATCGAGGGCATCGACATCACCGACCCCGATGTCGACATCGACCGGGTGCGCACGCGCATCGGAATGGTGTTCCAGAGCTTCAACCTCTTCCCTCACCTCGATGTGATGGGCAATCTCATGATCGCGCAGCAGCGCGTGAAGAAGCGGTCCAAGGCCGAGGCCGAGCGGGTCGCCAAGGAGATGCTCGGACGCGTGGGTCTCGCCGAGAAGGCGGATGCGTTCCCCGGACACCTGTCGGGTGGTCAGCAGCAGCGCGTGGCGATCGCACGAGCGCTGTGCATGAACCCCGACATGATGCTGTTCGACGAGCCGACGTCTGCGCTCGACCCCGAGCTCGTCGGCGAGGTGCTGCAGGTGATGCGCTCTCTTGCCGACGAGGGCATGACGATGCTCGTGGTGACGCACGAGATGGGCTTCGCGCGCGAGGTCGGGTCGCGTCTGATCTTCATGGACGGCGGACACATCGTCGAAGAGGGCGATCCGCGTGAGGTGCTGGCCAACCCGCAGCATCCGCGTACGCAGGACTTCCTGGCCCGCGTTCTCTGA
- a CDS encoding DUF1508 domain-containing protein, producing MAAKFELYTDSSGGHRFRLKAGNGEVIASSESYTTRAAAVNGIESVRRSAADAEVVEV from the coding sequence ATGGCCGCGAAGTTCGAGCTGTACACCGACAGTTCCGGTGGTCACCGATTCCGCCTCAAGGCCGGCAACGGCGAAGTCATCGCGTCGAGCGAGAGCTACACCACCAGGGCCGCTGCCGTGAACGGAATCGAGTCGGTGCGCCGCAGCGCCGCGGATGCCGAGGTCGTCGAGGTCTGA
- a CDS encoding ABC transporter ATP-binding protein: MTLPQTADNMLLAEAGEGTRVQLQGIVKSYSGTTVLHGVDLDIAPGEFVSLLGPSGCGKTTLLRVLAGLEGLDSGAVLLGGNDVSRVPTNKRDIGMVFQSYSLFPHLRVAENTAFGLRRRGVGKSEAAERALDALALVGLGDFADRFPHQLSGGQQQRVALARALVTEPKVLLLDEPLSALDAKVRVQLRDEIRRIQLRLGITTVFVTHDQEEALAVSDRIAVMNSGRIEQIGTPEQLYTTPSTAGVAAFVGLSSVVSGVAEGDHVVVWGQRLPLQAPADGPVDVFLRPENVHFASEADAATDALVQESTFLGSMRRTLVRTESGELVRLQHAPGIHPGFGDRVRIAVAPEPVAVHPRG, from the coding sequence ATGACCCTCCCCCAGACCGCCGACAACATGCTGCTGGCCGAAGCCGGCGAGGGCACCCGAGTGCAGCTGCAGGGGATCGTGAAGAGCTATTCGGGCACCACAGTGCTGCACGGCGTCGATCTCGACATCGCCCCGGGTGAGTTCGTCTCTCTTCTCGGCCCCTCGGGATGCGGCAAGACCACGCTGCTTCGCGTGCTCGCCGGGCTGGAAGGGCTCGACAGCGGTGCGGTGCTGCTCGGCGGCAACGATGTGTCGCGGGTGCCCACGAACAAGCGCGACATCGGCATGGTGTTCCAGTCGTACTCGCTGTTCCCGCACCTGCGGGTCGCGGAGAACACCGCGTTCGGCCTGCGCCGCCGCGGCGTCGGCAAGTCCGAGGCGGCGGAACGCGCTCTCGATGCCCTCGCGCTGGTGGGTCTCGGCGACTTCGCCGATCGCTTCCCCCACCAGCTCTCCGGAGGGCAGCAGCAGCGCGTCGCGCTCGCGCGCGCACTGGTCACTGAACCGAAGGTGCTGCTGCTCGACGAGCCTCTCTCGGCACTGGACGCCAAAGTGCGGGTGCAGCTACGAGATGAGATCCGTCGCATCCAGCTGCGCCTCGGCATCACGACCGTCTTCGTCACGCACGACCAGGAGGAGGCGCTGGCCGTCTCCGACCGGATCGCCGTGATGAACTCCGGCCGGATCGAGCAGATCGGCACCCCTGAGCAGCTGTACACGACTCCGTCGACCGCGGGTGTCGCCGCCTTCGTCGGGCTCTCGAGCGTCGTCTCGGGGGTCGCCGAGGGCGATCACGTCGTGGTGTGGGGGCAGCGTCTTCCGCTGCAGGCGCCCGCTGACGGTCCTGTCGACGTGTTCCTCCGGCCGGAGAACGTGCATTTCGCATCCGAGGCGGATGCCGCGACGGATGCGCTGGTGCAGGAGAGCACGTTCCTCGGCAGCATGCGCCGCACGCTCGTGCGCACGGAGTCGGGCGAGCTGGTGCGCCTTCAGCACGCACCCGGAATCCACCCGGGCTTCGGTGATCGCGTGCGCATAGCTGTGGCTCCCGAGCCGGTCGCCGTGCATCCGCGCGGCTGA
- a CDS encoding ABC transporter permease subunit, whose protein sequence is MSRLGPSLATRWIIGVVVGAFFAIPLVSTLLYTLRQTDGSLGLERWAALFDPAKSAAIRPIWMGLGNSLVLAVVTVAIVLLLLAPTMILVNLRFAKLRPVFEFAVLLPISIPAIVLVVGLAPIYLQIGRTLGTGTWTLAFAYGITVLPFAYRSIQASIDAADLRTLAEAARSLGAGWPTVVLKVLAPNLRQGLLAASLISIAVVLGEFTIASLLNRQVFQTAMVVVQKQDPYAPAIFTLLALLFVFLLLLIIGRVARGSGKAHS, encoded by the coding sequence ATGAGCCGTCTCGGCCCGTCACTCGCGACCCGCTGGATCATCGGCGTGGTCGTCGGCGCCTTCTTCGCGATCCCGCTCGTCTCGACACTGCTCTACACACTGCGCCAGACCGACGGCAGCCTCGGCCTCGAGCGTTGGGCTGCGCTGTTCGACCCGGCGAAGTCGGCGGCGATCAGGCCGATCTGGATGGGCCTGGGCAACTCCCTCGTCCTCGCGGTCGTGACCGTCGCGATCGTGCTCCTGCTGCTCGCACCGACCATGATCCTGGTGAATCTGCGCTTCGCGAAGCTCAGGCCGGTCTTCGAGTTCGCCGTGCTGCTGCCGATCTCGATCCCCGCGATCGTGCTGGTCGTGGGTCTCGCACCGATCTACCTGCAGATCGGACGCACCCTCGGCACCGGCACCTGGACGCTGGCGTTCGCCTACGGCATCACCGTGCTGCCCTTCGCGTACCGCTCGATCCAGGCGTCGATCGATGCGGCAGACCTGCGTACGCTCGCCGAAGCCGCCCGCTCCCTCGGTGCCGGCTGGCCGACCGTCGTGCTCAAGGTCCTCGCTCCCAATCTGCGACAGGGTCTTCTCGCGGCGTCGCTGATCTCGATCGCCGTCGTGCTCGGGGAGTTCACGATCGCTTCTCTCCTCAACCGACAGGTGTTCCAGACGGCCATGGTCGTCGTTCAGAAACAGGACCCCTACGCGCCCGCGATCTTCACCCTGCTCGCGCTGCTGTTCGTCTTCCTGCTGCTCCTCATCATCGGCCGCGTCGCCCGCGGCTCCGGAAAGGCCCACTCATGA